One window from the genome of Bradyrhizobium xenonodulans encodes:
- the chpT gene encoding histidine phosphotransferase ChpT encodes MSDASSPGTATAPDMLELAALLCSRVCHDLISPVGAIVNGLEVLDDDPKPEDREFALDLIRKSAKTASARLQFCRLAFGAAGSSGAQIDLGDAQTMARGHIEDGKCSITWNLPRLLLPKNRVKLLLNMLVVSQHTIPRGGMLTIDPIGEGETMSFRITATGHNARLPQNISELLSGERGPAADAHAIQPYYTRLLAQACGLTVTLKLEGEAIIITAS; translated from the coding sequence ATGTCTGACGCTTCGTCACCCGGTACCGCTACTGCTCCCGATATGCTCGAACTCGCAGCACTCCTGTGCTCGCGGGTCTGCCACGATCTCATCAGCCCTGTCGGCGCCATCGTCAATGGGCTCGAAGTGCTCGACGACGATCCCAAGCCCGAGGATCGCGAGTTCGCGCTCGACCTGATTCGCAAGAGCGCGAAGACTGCCTCCGCCCGCCTCCAGTTCTGCCGGCTCGCCTTCGGCGCGGCCGGCTCGTCCGGCGCGCAGATCGATCTCGGCGATGCCCAGACCATGGCGCGCGGCCACATCGAGGACGGCAAGTGCTCGATCACGTGGAATCTGCCGCGGCTGCTGCTGCCGAAGAATCGCGTCAAGCTGCTGCTCAACATGCTGGTCGTTTCCCAGCACACGATCCCGCGCGGCGGCATGCTGACGATCGATCCGATCGGCGAGGGCGAGACCATGAGCTTCCGCATCACTGCGACCGGACATAATGCGCGCCTGCCGCAGAACATCTCCGAGCTGCTGAGCGGCGAGCGGGGACCTGCCGCGGACGCGCACGCGATCCAGCCTTATTATACGCGGCTGCTGGCGCAGGCCTGCGGACTCACGGTGACGCTCAAGCTGGAGGGCGAAGCCATCATCATTACCGCTTCGTAA
- a CDS encoding 3'(2'),5'-bisphosphate nucleotidase CysQ family protein: protein MLVKRIIDGAAAISLMEPLTALVVKAGEAILAVNRAAMRVDGKQDGSPVTEADLAADRVIADGLAQLAGDVPTLSEERTQLAAPPFQGSFFLIDPLDGTKEFVAGRDEFTVNLALVTEGVPLLGIVSAPALGLLWRGIVGRGAERVRFDGATIGAAEPVRTRPLPAQGAPWIAAVSRSHGDPRSDAFINGRPNAVRKTVGSAVKFGRIAEGSADIYPRFGPTCEWDVGAGCAVVTAAGGKVTDGKGGELRFGQRGDTGFIIPEFVAWGDPQAPGRY, encoded by the coding sequence ATGCTGGTGAAACGGATCATCGACGGCGCCGCCGCTATCAGCCTGATGGAGCCGCTCACCGCCCTGGTGGTGAAGGCGGGTGAAGCAATCCTGGCGGTCAACCGCGCGGCAATGCGGGTCGACGGCAAGCAGGATGGCTCGCCCGTGACCGAGGCCGACCTTGCCGCCGACCGCGTCATCGCGGACGGCCTGGCGCAGCTTGCGGGCGACGTGCCGACGCTGTCGGAAGAGCGGACCCAGCTCGCCGCCCCGCCGTTTCAGGGCAGCTTCTTCCTGATCGACCCGCTCGACGGCACCAAGGAGTTCGTCGCCGGCCGTGACGAGTTCACCGTCAACCTCGCCCTCGTGACCGAGGGCGTGCCGCTGCTGGGCATCGTCAGCGCCCCCGCCCTCGGTCTGCTCTGGCGCGGCATCGTCGGCCGCGGCGCCGAGCGCGTCAGGTTCGACGGTGCGACCATCGGCGCTGCCGAGCCGGTCCGCACCCGCCCCCTGCCGGCGCAAGGCGCGCCGTGGATCGCGGCGGTGAGCCGCTCGCATGGCGATCCCAGGAGCGATGCCTTCATCAATGGCCGGCCCAATGCCGTCAGGAAGACCGTCGGCTCGGCGGTGAAATTCGGCCGGATCGCGGAGGGCAGCGCCGACATCTATCCCCGCTTCGGGCCTACGTGCGAATGGGATGTCGGGGCGGGCTGCGCCGTCGTGACAGCGGCCGGGGGCAAAGTCACCGACGGCAAGGGTGGCGAGCTCCGATTCGGTCAGCGCGGCGACACCGGCTTCATCATCCCGGAGTTCGTCGCCTGGGGCGATCCGCAGGCGCCAGGCCGCTACTGA